In Streptobacillus ratti, the DNA window AAGTTATTGCTAAACGTATGGTTGAAAGTTATTTAACTGCACCAACATTTACATTAAATTATGATATAGATATGACAGAAGCACTTGCATTAAGAAAGAAAGTGTTAGAGCCGATTTTAGCACAAACTGGTAAGAAAGTAACTGTTACAGATATAATATCACTTGCAGTAATTAAAACTTTAATGAAACATAAATATTTAAATTCTTCATTAACTGAAGATGGACAAAAAATTATTGCACATAATTATGTAAATTTAGCAATGGCAGTAGGATTTGATGGAGGATTATTAACACCTGTTGTATATAATGCTGAAAAAATGAGTTTATCAGAATTAGTTGTTGCATTGAAAGATGTAACATCTCGTGCTCTTGAAATGAAACTTGCACCAAGTGAATTACAAGGTTCAACATTTACTATAAGTAATTTAGGAATGTTTGGAGTATCATCATTTGGTCCAATAATTAATCAACCTAATTCAGCAATACTAGGAGTAAGTGCTACAATAGAAAAACCAGTAGTAATTAATGGTGAAATTAAAGTTAGACCTATAATGTCTTTAGGATTAACTATAGATCATAGAGTTGTAGATGGTCTTGCTGGTGCTAAATTTATGAAGGATTTAAAAGAATTATTAGAAAATCCAATTACAATGTTAATATAAAGGAGAAAAAAATGGCGTTAGAAGTTATCATGCCCAAAGCTGGGATAGATATGACTGAGGGAGAAATTGTTAAATGGAATAAACAAGTTGGAGAATTTGTAAAACAAGGTGAAATTCTATTAGAAATAATGACAGATAAAACTAATATGGAACTTGAAGCAGAAGAAGATGGATATTTATTAGCTATATTAAGACAAGCTGGAGAAACTGTTGCAGTTACAGAAATTATAGGGTATTTAGGAGAACAAGGAGAAGGAGTCCCAACAGCAGGAAGTGCATCATCACCAGCAGAAGTAGTTGCAGAAGAAGCTGAAAAACCAGTAGCTAAAAAAGAAAATGGATATGATATAGTAGTAATAGGTGGAGGACCTGCTGGATATGTTGCTGCTATTAAAGCTAGCCAATTAGGAACAAAAGTAGCATTAGTTGAAAAATCAGAACTTGGAGGAACATGTTTAAATAGAGGATGTATTCCTACAAAAGCATATTTACATAATGCTGAAATAATTGAGGGGATTTCACATGCAGCAGCACGTGGAATTATGATAGAAAATCCTAAATTCACAGTAGATATGGAAAAAGTATTAGCTATGAAAGGTAAAGTTGTTAAAACTTTAGTTGGAGGAGTAGGAGCATTACTTAAGAGTAATGGAATAGAAGTATTTAAAGGTGTAGGTAAAATAACAAAAGATAAAAATGTTATGGTAGATGGAGTAAAAGAATTAGTTACAGATAAGATTATCTTAGCTGGAGGGTCAAAAGTTTCTAAGATTAATGTTCCTGGAATGGATTCAAAACTTGTTATGACAAGTGATGATATATTAGAAATGAAAGAAGTACCAAAAACTATGGCTGTAATAGGTGGAGGAGTTGTTGGAGTAGAGCTTGGACAAGCTTTTGCAACTTTTGGAACTAAAGTTACTATAATAGAAATGATGGATAGAATAGTACCAAGTATGGATGCTGAAGTATCTAATGCGTTAAGAACAGCATTAGAGAAAAAAGGTATTACAATTATGACTTCAACTAAATTACAAGAAATAGTAGAAACTGATGGTAAATTAACTGTTAAATTAGAAGGAAAACAAGACTTAGTAGTAGATAAAGCTTTATTATCTATAGGACGTGTGCCTGATTTAGAAGGATTAGGAGAAGTTGAATTTGAACTTGAAAGAGGAAAAATTAAAGTTGATGAATACATGGAAACATCTGTTAAAGGAATATATGCACCAGGTGATATAAATGGAACTAAGATGTTAGCACATGCTGCATTTAGAATGGGAGAAGTTGCAGCAGAGAACGCATTTAAAGGAAATCATCATGTAGCTAAGCTTGATTTAACACCAGCTGCTATATATACTTTACCAGAAGTTGCTGCTTGTGGATTAACAGAAGAGCAAGCAAGACAAAAATATGATGTTTCAGTAGGTAAATTTAGCTTTACTGCAAATGGTAGAGCAATTGCAAGTGATGAAAATTATGGATTTGTTAAAGTTATAGCTGATAAGAAATATGGCGAAATTTTAGGAGTTCATATAGTTGGACCAGCTGCAGCAGAATTGATTAACGAAGCATCTTCTATTATGGAAATGGAAATAACTGTAGAAGAAATGTTAAAAACTATACATGGTCACCCAACATATTCAGAAGTAATGTATGAAGCATTTGCTGATGTGTTAGGACTTGCAGTACACGCATTGAAAAAAAATTAATTATATAAATAGGCTGTTCTTAGAACAGCCTAAAATAATGAAAAAGATTCTTTTTAGACACTAGTATAATTTTTAAATAATTAAGAAAGTAGAAAAATGAAAAATATAGAAACAGAAAATAAGATGAAAAGTAAAATTAATAAAAGATTGATAATATTATTTTTAATATTAGGTGAGAGTATTTTGTGGGGTGCTGATAGTCCTAAGGCGATATCTCTTGTTAATAATGGTTCAACAGAAAGTGTAACTCCAACAAAAGATGTTACAATAGGTGGATTGAAATATGGAGATTTTGCAGGAAGTACTTCAAAAGATGTGGCTTCTATAGGTAAAAGTGGAGAAGAAAGACAATTACAAAATGTATCAGCAGGACAAATAGATAAAAACTCAACAAATGCAGTAAATGGGTCACAACTTTATGCAACTAATAATGTTTTATCAAATGTTGTAAGTTCAATAAAAGGTATTTTTGGTGGAAATGCAGATATAACTAAAGAGGGAGATGAAACTGGTAAACTTACAATGTCAAATATTGGTGGGACAGGGAAAAGTACTATTGATGATGCTATAAAAGCATCAAAAACAGAAATTAAATCAGAGACTACTTCAGCTATAAGTGTAATTCCAAAAGATGGTACAAATGGTAATAAAGAATATACATTAGATGTAAAAACAGATGGTAAAACAATAGTAAAAGATAGTGATGGAAAATTAAAAGTTAATGTAGGAACAATTACAACAGAAATACAAAATGGCAATAAAATATTAAAAGCTGATGATGAAACAAAAGTAGCAACTACAGGAGAAGTAGCAAAAGCAATAAATGGTTTAGCAAATAATACAATATCATTTGGAGGAGATAGTGGAAGTACATCTCCACAAAGTTTAAATAAATCAGGGGGATTAAATTTTAAAATTAAAGGTTCAAAATACATTACAACAAAAGCAAATGGAAGTGAAGTATTATTAGATTTAACAGATAAGGTAAAAAATGATATAGCTAAGGGAGTTATTGCAAATAGTGGAGTAGCAAATGCAGTAGCAATGTCAAACTTACCACAAATAAGTGGAAAAGGACATAATGTGTCAGGATCATATGGATATTTTAATGGAGAACATGCTTTTGCAATAGGACTATCAGGAACAAATGAAATTGGTAATTTAATATATAGGGCAAGTGGGTCATTAAATACAAGAGGACATGTAGCTTTAGGAGCAGGACTTGGTTATCAATTTGATAGTATGGTTTCAAGAAATAAGGAAATATTGAAGTTACAAAGAAATGGAAATATTAATTTACTTGATGAGAAAGTTTATGAACTTGAATTACAATTTAATGGAATTGAAAAAGAAAATATTTTATTAAAAGAAGAATTGAAAAATTTAAAATATACATTTTTTAATGAAATAGAAAAAGAAAATGTAGAATTAAAAAACAAAGTAAAAGATTTAAACGCTAAACTTTCTGAACTAGAAATATTAATAAAAAATAGTTTAAATATGAACTAAATTTAAGTAAAGTAATTGATAGGAAATAAAATGAGAAATATAGAAATATTAAATAGATTAAAATATAGGTCGTTGGTTACTAAAAGATTTATGTTATTATTTTTAATAGTAGGTGGAAACATCTTATTGGGTGCTTCAAAAAGTAAAAGTCCATCTGTTCAAGCACTTGTAAACGGAAGTGAAACAGAAGATGCTAAACCAACAAAAGAAGTTGAAATAGGTGGATTAAAATATGGTAATTTTGCAGGAAGTGATTCAAAAAATGTAGCATCAATAGGTGGTAAAGGGAGTGAAAGACAACTACAAAATGTTTCAGCAGGACAAATAACTAAAGATTCAACAAATGCAATAAATGGTTCTCAGCTTTATGAAACTAATAAAGTTTTGTCAACTTTTGCAAATTCGGTTAAAACAATATTTGGTGGAGAGGCAAAAATATCTCAAGATGGAAAACTTAGTATGTCAAATATTGGAGGAACAGATAAAAATACTATTGATGAAGCAATAAAACCATCAAAGACAGAAATTAAAACAGAGAATAATTCATCTATAAGTATAACTTCAAATAAAGGCAAAGATGGAAATAATGAATATAAATTAGATGTAAAAACTGATAATAAAACAATATTAAAAGATAGTAGTGGAAATTTAAAGGTTAATGTAGGTAAAGTTGAAACGAAAAATAATAATGGTAAAATGGAAGCTACAGTAAATGATGGAGATAAAGATAAAATAGCAACTACAGGTGATGTAGTAAAGGCAATAAATTCCTTATGAAATAATACAATATCATTTGGTGGAGATAGTGGAGAAACAATAAAACAATCTTTAAATAAAGATGGAGGACTTAAATTTAATATTAAAGGTTCAAAATACATTACAACAAAAGCAAATGGAAGTGATGTATTATTAGATTTAACAGATAAGGCAAAAAGTGATATAGCTAAGGGAGTTATTGCAAATAGTGGAGTAGCAAATGCAGTAGCAATGTCAAACTTACCACAAATAAGTGGGAAAGGACATAATGTGTCAGGATCATATGGATATTTTAATGGAGAACATGCCTTTGCAATAGGACTATCAGGAACAAATGAAATTGGTAATCTAATATATAGGGCAAGTGGGTCATTAAATACAAGAGGACATGTAGCTTTAGGAGCAGGACTTGGTTATCAATTTGATAGTATGGTTTCAATAAATAAGGAAATATTAAAGTTACAAAGAAATGGAAATATTAGTTTGCTTGATGAGAAAGTTTATGAACTTGAATTGCAATTTAATGGAATTAAAAAAGAAAATACTTTATTAAAAGAAGAATTAAAAGATTTAAAAAATAATATTTTTAATGGTATGAAAAAAGAAAATATAGAGTTAAAAAATAAGGTAAAAGAACTAAATGATAAACTTTATGAATTAGAGTTATTAATAAAAAAGTATTTAAAATATTAAATAAGTGAGATATGCTTTTAATTGTTTTTTTATACTTTATATGATATACTATTGTGAAATCCAATAACAATTATAAGGAGGATTAATGAAAAGAGAAGTAGTTAAAAAATTACCTAAAGTTGAATTACATTGTCATTTAGATGGCTCTATACCTATAGAAACATTATATAAATTAGCAATAAAAGAGGGAATAGAAGCAAAAGAAATGAATAAGGTTTTTGCTCCTAAAAAATGTACAGATTTAAAGAGTTATTTAAATTGTTTTGATGTAGTATTAGAAGTTTTACAAACTAAAGAAAATTTAGCAGAAGCAGCATATTCAGTAGTTAAAGAAGTTTATAAAGAAAATGTTAAATATATAGAAATAAGGTTTGCTCCTTTACTTCATACAAGAAAAGGACTTAGTATAAAAGAGGTAGTTTTAGCAGTAAGTGAGGGTATAAAAAAAGCACAATTAGAAGTAGATGTTAAGGTAAATATTTTAATTTGTGCTCTTAGACATCATAAAACTGAGGCAAATAATAGATTATTGGAAGAAGTAGAAAAATTAAATATTATAGCTGGATTTGATTTTGCAGGTGATGAAAAAAATTATTCAAATTCTGTGATAAAGGAAACGGCATTAAAAGTAAAAGAGAAAAATTTAAAATTAACATTACATTCAGGAGAATGTGGTTGTGCCCAAAGTGTAGTTGAAGCTATACATCTTGGTGCAACTAGAATAGGACATGGTGTTGCTATAAAAGATGATACTGAAATTATGAAATATATAGCAAATTCAGATGTTTTATTAGAAATTTGTCCAACTAGTAATGTACAAACTGATGCAGTTAAAAGTATAGAGGAATATCCATTTAGAATATTAATGGAAAATGGAGTTAAATGTTGTGTTAATACTGATAATAGAACTGTTTCAAATACTACATTAACTGATGAATATATGTTACTTAATGAATATTTTGGACTTACCTATGAGGAAATGGAAAAATTAAATATTAATGCAATTAAGTTTTCTTTTGCAGATGAGGAAATAAAAGAAAATGTATTAGAAAATATAATTGAAGCTTATAAAAATTATTTATAATTTAAATATAAGATTTTAGATAGTAAAGTACATTTTAATTTTTAATATAATCAAGGATTGATTTCTGTATTTCAGTGGTTAATCCTTTTAATTTTTTAGCTTAAAATTATTGAAAAAAGTTTATTCATGAGATATAATTAAAAAAAAGAAGGAGGTAATTATGAAATATATTATTAATGAAAGTAATGATACAGCATACAACATAGCTTTAGAGGAATATGCTTTTAAAAAATTGTTAGATGAAGACATGATATTTCTTTTATGGATAAACAAACCATCAATTATAGTTGGTAGACATCAAAATACAATAGAAGAAATAAACAAGGAATATGTAAGAGAAAATAATATAGAGGTAGTAAGAAGAATAAGTGGTGGTGGAGCAGTTTATCATGACTACAATAATTTAAACTATACTATAATATCTAGGGAAAGTGAAAATAGAGCATTTGATTTCAAAAGTTTTTCTATACCAGTAATTAAAACATTAGAAAGTTTAGGTGTAAAAGCTGAATTTACTGGAAGAAATGACTTAGAAATAGATGGTAAAAAAATATGTGGTAATGCACAAGCATATATAAATGGTAGAATTATGCACCATGGATGCCTATTATTTGATGTAGATTTATCAGTACTTTCTAAAGCACTTAAAGTTTCTAAAGATAAAATAGAATCAAAAGGTGTAAAATCTGTAAGAGCTAGAGTAACAAATATAGTTAATGAATTACCTGAAAAAATAGATGTAAAAGAATTTAGGGATTTACTTTTAGATTATATGAAAAAAGAATATCCTCAAATGACAGAATATGTATTTAATGAAGAAGAAATTGCAGAAATAAATAAAGTTAAAGAAGAAAAATTTGGAAATTGGGATTGGAATTATGGAAAATCTCCAGAATACAATTTAACAAGAACTATGAAATTTGAAAAAGGAAAAATAGAAGTATTTGTTAATGTAATAGATTCAAAAATTGAAAACATTAAAATATATGGAGATTTCTTTGGGATTGAAGATGTATCAGCAGTTGAAGAACTATTAAAAGGTTCAAAATATGAACAAAAAGAAATATTAGAAAGATTAAATTCTATAAATATTTCAAGATATTTTGCTGGAATTTCTGCTGAAGAAGTAATGAAAACTATAGTAGAGTAGGTGAAAAAATGAATTATAGTTCATTATATAAAGAGTTAGAAGCGATAATTTCAGATGAAGAATTTCAAATATCAAGAATGGCAAATATGTCA includes these proteins:
- a CDS encoding dihydrolipoamide acetyltransferase — encoded protein: MEKKLFRATPAARKLASQLNLDLSAISGSGAFGRIHKEDVASYKAEASIKISPVARRIAEDNSINWQELKGSGIRGKIMKSDILALLSPDKKESYVAPAKEKEYINQEKTNVEQQLDDKKDKYGEIEVIPMTAMRKVIAKRMVESYLTAPTFTLNYDIDMTEALALRKKVLEPILAQTGKKVTVTDIISLAVIKTLMKHKYLNSSLTEDGQKIIAHNYVNLAMAVGFDGGLLTPVVYNAEKMSLSELVVALKDVTSRALEMKLAPSELQGSTFTISNLGMFGVSSFGPIINQPNSAILGVSATIEKPVVINGEIKVRPIMSLGLTIDHRVVDGLAGAKFMKDLKELLENPITMLI
- the lpdA gene encoding dihydrolipoyl dehydrogenase, producing MALEVIMPKAGIDMTEGEIVKWNKQVGEFVKQGEILLEIMTDKTNMELEAEEDGYLLAILRQAGETVAVTEIIGYLGEQGEGVPTAGSASSPAEVVAEEAEKPVAKKENGYDIVVIGGGPAGYVAAIKASQLGTKVALVEKSELGGTCLNRGCIPTKAYLHNAEIIEGISHAAARGIMIENPKFTVDMEKVLAMKGKVVKTLVGGVGALLKSNGIEVFKGVGKITKDKNVMVDGVKELVTDKIILAGGSKVSKINVPGMDSKLVMTSDDILEMKEVPKTMAVIGGGVVGVELGQAFATFGTKVTIIEMMDRIVPSMDAEVSNALRTALEKKGITIMTSTKLQEIVETDGKLTVKLEGKQDLVVDKALLSIGRVPDLEGLGEVEFELERGKIKVDEYMETSVKGIYAPGDINGTKMLAHAAFRMGEVAAENAFKGNHHVAKLDLTPAAIYTLPEVAACGLTEEQARQKYDVSVGKFSFTANGRAIASDENYGFVKVIADKKYGEILGVHIVGPAAAELINEASSIMEMEITVEEMLKTIHGHPTYSEVMYEAFADVLGLAVHALKKN
- a CDS encoding YadA C-terminal domain-containing protein, with amino-acid sequence MKNIETENKMKSKINKRLIILFLILGESILWGADSPKAISLVNNGSTESVTPTKDVTIGGLKYGDFAGSTSKDVASIGKSGEERQLQNVSAGQIDKNSTNAVNGSQLYATNNVLSNVVSSIKGIFGGNADITKEGDETGKLTMSNIGGTGKSTIDDAIKASKTEIKSETTSAISVIPKDGTNGNKEYTLDVKTDGKTIVKDSDGKLKVNVGTITTEIQNGNKILKADDETKVATTGEVAKAINGLANNTISFGGDSGSTSPQSLNKSGGLNFKIKGSKYITTKANGSEVLLDLTDKVKNDIAKGVIANSGVANAVAMSNLPQISGKGHNVSGSYGYFNGEHAFAIGLSGTNEIGNLIYRASGSLNTRGHVALGAGLGYQFDSMVSRNKEILKLQRNGNINLLDEKVYELELQFNGIEKENILLKEELKNLKYTFFNEIEKENVELKNKVKDLNAKLSELEILIKNSLNMN
- a CDS encoding YadA family autotransporter adhesin, with translation MSNLPQISGKGHNVSGSYGYFNGEHAFAIGLSGTNEIGNLIYRASGSLNTRGHVALGAGLGYQFDSMVSINKEILKLQRNGNISLLDEKVYELELQFNGIKKENTLLKEELKDLKNNIFNGMKKENIELKNKVKELNDKLYELELLIKKYLKY
- the add gene encoding adenosine deaminase — its product is MKREVVKKLPKVELHCHLDGSIPIETLYKLAIKEGIEAKEMNKVFAPKKCTDLKSYLNCFDVVLEVLQTKENLAEAAYSVVKEVYKENVKYIEIRFAPLLHTRKGLSIKEVVLAVSEGIKKAQLEVDVKVNILICALRHHKTEANNRLLEEVEKLNIIAGFDFAGDEKNYSNSVIKETALKVKEKNLKLTLHSGECGCAQSVVEAIHLGATRIGHGVAIKDDTEIMKYIANSDVLLEICPTSNVQTDAVKSIEEYPFRILMENGVKCCVNTDNRTVSNTTLTDEYMLLNEYFGLTYEEMEKLNINAIKFSFADEEIKENVLENIIEAYKNYL
- a CDS encoding lipoate--protein ligase; translated protein: MKYIINESNDTAYNIALEEYAFKKLLDEDMIFLLWINKPSIIVGRHQNTIEEINKEYVRENNIEVVRRISGGGAVYHDYNNLNYTIISRESENRAFDFKSFSIPVIKTLESLGVKAEFTGRNDLEIDGKKICGNAQAYINGRIMHHGCLLFDVDLSVLSKALKVSKDKIESKGVKSVRARVTNIVNELPEKIDVKEFRDLLLDYMKKEYPQMTEYVFNEEEIAEINKVKEEKFGNWDWNYGKSPEYNLTRTMKFEKGKIEVFVNVIDSKIENIKIYGDFFGIEDVSAVEELLKGSKYEQKEILERLNSINISRYFAGISAEEVMKTIVE